From the genome of Pelomonas sp. SE-A7, one region includes:
- a CDS encoding terminase — protein MNLFELIREQQLGYAQFHADRTNLRLHLLTAPVFQLAHLGLLVSLGQGHWGAALAWVGLALFAIAIQGRGHAMEARPALPFTGPLNALLRIEAEQWITFPRYALSGGWRLAFART, from the coding sequence ATGAACCTGTTCGAGCTGATCCGCGAGCAACAACTCGGCTACGCCCAGTTCCACGCCGACCGCACCAATCTGCGCCTGCACCTGCTGACGGCGCCGGTGTTTCAGCTCGCCCACCTGGGCCTGCTGGTCTCGCTGGGCCAGGGCCATTGGGGCGCCGCCCTGGCCTGGGTCGGCCTGGCCCTGTTCGCCATCGCGATCCAGGGACGGGGTCATGCGATGGAAGCGCGGCCGGCATTGCCTTTCACCGGCCCGTTGAACGCTTTGCTGCGCATCGAGGCAGAGCAGTGGATCACTTTCCCGCGCTACGCCTTGTCAGGTGGCTGGCGCCTGGCTTTTGCCCGGACTTGA
- the tldD gene encoding metalloprotease TldD produces MIAREPTLARLATARSKLLEPFGLSDATLAQALCLITEHRVDDADLYFQTTRAEGWSLEEGIVKSGSFSIDQGVGVRAVAGEKTAFAYSDDISEAALLDAARTVRSIAAAGQSKRVKVPATPTVAGSRSLYGESDPIASLDSTEKVALLERAERMARAKDPRVVQVMAGLAAEHEVVLIARADGTLAADVRPLVRLSITVIAEQNGRREVGNGGGGGRFGLAYFSDTMIASYVEQAVSAALTNLESRPAPAGEMTVVLGPGWPGVLLHEAVGHGLEGDFNRKGSSTFAGRIGQRVAAKGVTVLDDGTIPDRRGSLNVDDEGRASQRNVLIEDGILKGYIQDAMNARLMKVAATGNGRRESYAHVPMPRMTNTYMLGGDKDPAEVIASIKKGLYATNFGGGQVDITSGKFVFSASEAFWVEDGKIQYPVKGATIIGNGPDALTRVSMIGNDMQLDTGVGVCGKEGQSVPVGVGQPTLRIDGLTVGGTA; encoded by the coding sequence ATGATTGCCCGCGAACCCACCCTGGCCCGTCTCGCGACGGCCCGCAGCAAGCTGCTGGAACCGTTCGGCCTCAGCGACGCCACGCTGGCCCAGGCGCTGTGCCTGATCACCGAGCACCGGGTCGACGACGCCGACCTGTACTTCCAGACCACCCGCGCCGAAGGCTGGAGCCTGGAGGAGGGCATAGTCAAGAGCGGCAGCTTCTCCATCGACCAGGGCGTGGGCGTGCGCGCCGTGGCCGGCGAGAAGACGGCGTTCGCCTATTCCGACGACATCTCCGAAGCGGCCCTGCTAGACGCCGCCCGTACCGTGCGCTCGATTGCCGCCGCAGGCCAGAGCAAGCGGGTGAAGGTGCCTGCCACGCCGACCGTGGCGGGCAGCCGGTCGCTGTACGGCGAGTCGGACCCGATCGCCAGCCTGGACAGCACCGAGAAGGTCGCCTTGCTGGAGCGCGCCGAGCGCATGGCCCGTGCCAAGGATCCGCGCGTGGTCCAGGTGATGGCCGGCCTGGCGGCCGAACATGAGGTGGTGCTGATCGCGCGCGCCGACGGCACGCTGGCGGCCGACGTGCGGCCCCTGGTGCGCCTGTCCATCACCGTGATCGCCGAGCAGAACGGCCGGCGCGAGGTCGGCAATGGCGGCGGTGGCGGTCGCTTCGGCCTGGCGTATTTCAGCGACACCATGATCGCGAGCTACGTGGAGCAGGCGGTCTCGGCCGCGCTTACCAATCTGGAATCACGTCCGGCACCGGCCGGCGAGATGACCGTGGTGCTGGGCCCGGGCTGGCCCGGCGTGCTGTTGCACGAGGCCGTGGGCCATGGCCTGGAGGGCGACTTCAACCGCAAGGGCTCGTCCACCTTTGCCGGCCGCATCGGCCAGCGCGTGGCCGCCAAGGGCGTCACCGTGCTGGACGATGGCACCATCCCGGACCGCCGTGGCTCGCTCAACGTCGATGACGAGGGCCGCGCCTCACAGCGCAATGTTCTGATCGAGGACGGCATCCTCAAGGGCTATATCCAGGATGCCATGAATGCCCGCCTGATGAAGGTGGCGGCCACCGGCAACGGCCGGCGCGAGAGCTATGCCCATGTGCCCATGCCGCGCATGACCAACACCTACATGCTGGGCGGCGACAAGGACCCGGCCGAGGTCATCGCCAGCATCAAGAAGGGCCTGTACGCCACCAACTTCGGCGGCGGCCAGGTCGACATCACCAGCGGCAAATTCGTGTTCTCGGCCAGCGAGGCCTTCTGGGTCGAGGACGGCAAGATCCAATACCCGGTCAAGGGCGCCACCATCATCGGCAACGGCCCGGACGCGCTGACCCGCGTCAGCATGATCGGCAACGACATGCAGCTGGATACCGGCGTCGGCGTCTGCGGCAAGGAAGGCCAGAGCGTGCCGGTCGGCGTGGGCCAGCCCACCCTGCGCATCGATGGCCTGACCGTCGGCGGTACGGCCTGA
- a CDS encoding LysR family transcriptional regulator, with amino-acid sequence MTALPLDWSLIQLLLTLAESGSLSRAASRLGLSQPTLSRQLVLLEEQVGQTLFERHPRGLSLTAGGKALMPAAQRMRDAARELDLVLASSDRQLAGTVRLTASEVVATFVLPAVLRPLREQHPEIQLELVASNEIEDLVARHADIALRMLRPTEHSLVARKLVDLPLGVYAHRSYLARAGVPTPATLRQHQWLGFDQADQLIRGFAQAGFEVEREFFGWRCDDMTVNWEAMRAGLGLNVGLCGLAERDPELVRVLHELEIPPLPLWITAHRELRDTPRLRLVFDHLAEHLPGALAAPTIAR; translated from the coding sequence ATGACCGCACTCCCGCTCGATTGGTCGCTGATACAGCTGCTGCTCACCCTGGCCGAATCCGGCTCGCTGAGCCGGGCGGCAAGCCGGCTCGGATTGAGCCAGCCCACGCTGAGTCGGCAGTTGGTGCTGCTGGAAGAGCAGGTCGGCCAGACCCTGTTCGAGCGCCATCCCCGCGGCCTGAGCCTGACCGCCGGCGGCAAGGCCCTGATGCCGGCGGCGCAGCGCATGCGCGACGCGGCTCGCGAGCTGGACCTGGTTCTGGCTTCCAGCGACCGACAGTTGGCCGGCACGGTGCGCCTGACCGCCAGCGAAGTGGTGGCGACTTTTGTATTGCCTGCAGTGCTACGGCCGTTGCGCGAGCAGCATCCCGAGATTCAGCTGGAGCTGGTGGCCAGCAACGAGATCGAGGACCTGGTGGCGCGCCACGCCGACATTGCGCTGCGTATGCTCAGACCCACCGAGCACTCGCTGGTGGCCCGCAAGCTGGTCGACTTGCCACTCGGTGTCTACGCCCACCGCAGCTACCTGGCGCGCGCCGGCGTGCCCACTCCGGCGACGCTGCGTCAGCATCAGTGGCTGGGCTTTGACCAGGCCGATCAGCTGATTCGCGGCTTTGCCCAGGCGGGCTTCGAGGTCGAGCGCGAGTTCTTCGGTTGGCGCTGCGACGACATGACGGTCAATTGGGAGGCGATGCGCGCCGGCCTGGGCCTGAACGTGGGTCTTTGTGGCCTGGCCGAGCGGGATCCGGAGCTGGTGCGGGTGCTGCACGAGCTGGAAATTCCGCCGCTGCCACTGTGGATCACCGCCCATCGCGAGCTGCGTGACACACCGCGGCTGCGCCTGGTGTTCGACCACCTGGCCGAGCATCTGCCAGGGGCATTGGCCGCTCCTACAATCGCCCGATGA
- a CDS encoding 3-deoxy-7-phosphoheptulonate synthase translates to MNAKTTTQADRWYSPQDKTSQTDDQRIRDVTPLPPPEHLIRFFPIANTPMEQLIAGTRQKIRDIMQGQDDRLLVVIGPCSIHDPAAALEYARRLKAEREKYADTLEIVMRVYFEKPRTTVGWKGLINDPYLDESYRIDEGLRIARQLLLEINRLGMPAGSEFLDVISPQYIGDLIAWGAIGARTTESQVHRELASGLSAPIGFKNGTDGNIKIATDAIQAAARPHHFLSVHKNGQVAIVETKGNKDCHVILRGGKAPNYDAASVDLACKDLAASKLETTLMVDCSHANSSKQHLRQIEVARDIGDQLKAGSRQIFGVMVESHLNDGAQKFSPGKDDPAQLEYGKSITDACIGWGDSTEVLACLSEAVKARRLRRPN, encoded by the coding sequence ATGAACGCCAAGACGACGACCCAGGCCGACCGCTGGTACTCCCCCCAGGACAAGACCAGCCAGACCGACGACCAGCGCATCCGCGACGTCACGCCGCTGCCGCCGCCCGAGCACCTGATCCGCTTCTTCCCTATCGCCAATACGCCGATGGAACAGCTGATCGCCGGCACCCGCCAGAAGATCCGCGACATCATGCAAGGCCAGGACGACCGCCTGCTTGTGGTGATCGGCCCCTGTTCCATCCACGACCCGGCCGCCGCCCTGGAGTACGCCCGGCGCTTGAAGGCCGAGCGCGAGAAGTACGCCGACACGCTGGAAATCGTGATGCGGGTCTACTTCGAGAAGCCGCGCACCACGGTCGGCTGGAAGGGCCTGATCAACGACCCCTACCTGGACGAGAGCTACCGCATCGACGAAGGCCTGCGCATCGCCCGCCAGCTGCTGCTGGAGATCAACCGGCTGGGCATGCCGGCCGGCAGCGAGTTCCTGGACGTGATCTCGCCCCAGTACATAGGCGACTTGATCGCCTGGGGCGCCATTGGTGCACGCACGACCGAGAGCCAGGTGCACCGCGAACTGGCCTCGGGCCTGTCGGCGCCCATAGGTTTCAAGAACGGCACGGACGGCAACATCAAGATCGCCACCGATGCGATCCAGGCGGCGGCGCGGCCGCACCATTTCCTGTCGGTCCACAAGAACGGCCAGGTCGCCATCGTCGAGACCAAGGGCAACAAGGATTGCCATGTCATCCTGCGCGGCGGCAAGGCGCCCAACTACGACGCCGCCAGCGTGGACCTCGCCTGCAAGGATCTGGCGGCTTCCAAGCTGGAGACCACGCTGATGGTCGACTGCTCGCATGCCAACAGCAGCAAGCAGCACCTGCGCCAGATCGAGGTGGCGCGCGATATCGGCGATCAGCTGAAGGCTGGCAGCCGGCAGATCTTCGGCGTGATGGTCGAGAGCCATCTGAACGACGGGGCCCAGAAGTTCAGCCCTGGCAAGGACGATCCGGCCCAGCTGGAATACGGCAAGAGCATTACCGACGCCTGCATTGGCTGGGGCGACTCCACCGAGGTGCTGGCCTGCCTGAGCGAGGCCGTGAAGGCGCGCCGCCTGCGCCGACCGAACTGA
- the htpG gene encoding molecular chaperone HtpG, which produces MSTKQTHSFQAEVKQILHLVTHSLYSNKEIFLRELVSNASDACDKLRFEALDNAALFEEQPNLEVRVSFDAEKRTVTISDNGIGMSADEAIAHLGTIAKSGTREFMAKLEGDQKKDANLIGQFGVGFYSGFIVADRITVESRRAGLSSDQGVRWSSEGTGDFEVEAIDKPGRGTDVILHLREGEEEFLKTWRLKSVISKYSDHISLPILMRKEHWDPEKSEQELTDEWESVNKASALWTRSKSEVTQEQYEDFYKQISYDSEAPLAYTHNRVEGRSEYTQLLYIPKKAPFDLWNRDKRGGVKLYVKRVFIMDDAEALMPVYLRFVKGVIDSADLPLNVSRELLQESRDVKAIREGSTKRVLSMLESLADSEDQAERDKYAAFWKDFGQVLKEGIGEDHANQERLAKLFRFASTEADEGVSLADYLKRMKEGQEAIFYITADTLAAAKNSPQLEIFRKKGIEVLLLVDRVDEWMLSHLYEFEGKPLQSVAKGAVDLGKLQDEDEKKKAEEAAEAFKPLLEKLKASLASRAKDVRVTTRLVDSPACIVVEEGDMSGHLARLLKQAGQAAPASLPTLEINAEHALVKRLDSAGERFDDLAQVLFDQAVLAEGGHLEDPAAYVRRVNAMLLG; this is translated from the coding sequence ATGAGCACGAAGCAAACCCATTCCTTCCAGGCCGAGGTCAAGCAGATCCTGCACTTGGTCACGCATTCGCTGTACTCCAACAAGGAGATCTTCCTGCGCGAGCTGGTCTCCAATGCCTCCGATGCCTGCGACAAGCTGCGCTTCGAGGCGCTGGACAACGCTGCGCTGTTCGAGGAGCAGCCCAATCTCGAAGTGAGGGTCTCGTTCGATGCCGAGAAGCGCACGGTCACCATCAGCGACAACGGCATCGGCATGAGCGCCGACGAGGCCATCGCCCACCTCGGCACCATCGCCAAGAGCGGCACGCGCGAGTTCATGGCCAAGCTGGAGGGTGATCAGAAGAAGGATGCCAACCTGATCGGCCAGTTCGGCGTGGGCTTCTATTCCGGGTTCATCGTGGCGGACCGCATCACCGTGGAATCGCGCCGCGCCGGCCTCTCCAGCGACCAGGGCGTGCGCTGGAGCTCCGAGGGCACGGGGGACTTCGAGGTCGAAGCCATCGACAAGCCGGGCCGCGGCACCGACGTGATCCTGCACCTGCGCGAAGGCGAGGAGGAGTTCCTCAAGACCTGGCGCCTGAAGTCGGTGATCAGCAAGTATTCGGACCATATCTCCCTGCCCATCCTGATGCGCAAGGAGCACTGGGACCCGGAGAAGTCGGAGCAGGAACTGACCGACGAATGGGAGAGCGTCAACAAGGCCTCGGCCCTGTGGACTCGCAGCAAGAGCGAGGTCACGCAGGAACAGTACGAGGACTTCTACAAGCAGATCTCCTACGACAGCGAAGCGCCGTTGGCCTACACGCACAACCGCGTCGAAGGCCGCAGCGAGTACACGCAGCTGCTCTACATCCCCAAGAAGGCGCCGTTCGACCTGTGGAACCGCGACAAGCGCGGCGGCGTCAAGCTCTACGTCAAGCGCGTCTTCATCATGGACGACGCCGAGGCCCTGATGCCGGTCTACCTGCGCTTCGTCAAGGGCGTGATCGACTCGGCCGACCTGCCGCTCAACGTCTCGCGCGAGCTCTTGCAGGAGAGCCGCGACGTGAAGGCGATCCGCGAAGGCTCGACCAAGCGCGTGCTGTCCATGCTGGAGTCGCTGGCCGATAGCGAGGACCAGGCCGAGCGCGACAAGTACGCCGCCTTCTGGAAGGACTTCGGCCAGGTGCTGAAGGAAGGCATCGGCGAGGACCATGCCAACCAGGAGCGGCTGGCCAAGCTGTTCCGCTTCGCCTCGACCGAGGCGGACGAAGGTGTGTCGCTGGCCGACTACCTCAAGCGCATGAAGGAAGGCCAGGAGGCCATCTTCTACATCACGGCCGACACCCTGGCCGCCGCCAAGAACAGCCCGCAGCTGGAGATCTTCCGCAAGAAGGGCATCGAGGTGCTGCTGCTGGTCGACCGGGTCGACGAGTGGATGCTCTCGCACCTCTATGAGTTCGAGGGCAAGCCTTTGCAGTCGGTTGCGAAGGGCGCGGTCGACCTGGGCAAGCTGCAGGACGAGGACGAGAAGAAGAAGGCCGAGGAAGCCGCCGAGGCCTTCAAGCCGCTGCTGGAGAAGCTCAAGGCCTCGCTGGCCAGCCGCGCCAAGGATGTGCGCGTGACTACGCGCCTGGTCGATTCGCCGGCCTGCATCGTGGTCGAGGAAGGCGACATGTCGGGCCATCTGGCGCGCCTGCTCAAGCAGGCCGGCCAGGCTGCTCCTGCGTCATTGCCGACGCTGGAGATCAACGCCGAACACGCGCTGGTCAAGAGGCTCGATAGCGCAGGCGAGCGCTTCGACGACCTGGCTCAGGTGCTGTTCGACCAGGCCGTGCTGGCCGAAGGCGGCCACCTGGAAGATCCGGCGGCCTATGTCCGCCGGGTCAATGCGATGCTGCTGGGCTGA
- a CDS encoding DUF2726 domain-containing protein, translating to MSANLPWIIALVSSCGLFGLALLWALRRPNRSAKPLPADWSLTARPVFSTDERRVYRLLKEALPHHVILSKLPLVRFCQPTEAKEVRYWFDLLGSIHVTFAICSPNGRVLAAIDLDTERSVSGRNLQIKQSVLSACRVRYLRCPIDNLPSAAELQLLVPFTNTSNARGPQAAPLLRPAVGRSSEGQRAAREHSLWQDSAMFSDSFFAPDSRFDSLTGTAPATRNPEPVATSFRNTTPFAEPLGGNAQFPDEAPNDIVGVVVDTPRYGAGTPR from the coding sequence CCGTGGATCATTGCGCTGGTGTCGAGCTGCGGCCTGTTCGGCCTGGCTCTGCTCTGGGCTCTGCGCCGGCCGAACCGCTCTGCCAAACCCCTGCCCGCCGACTGGTCGCTGACCGCGCGGCCGGTCTTCAGCACCGATGAACGCCGCGTCTACCGGCTGCTGAAGGAAGCGCTGCCGCACCACGTCATCCTGTCCAAGCTGCCCCTGGTCCGCTTCTGCCAGCCGACCGAGGCCAAGGAAGTGCGCTACTGGTTCGACCTGCTGGGCTCGATTCATGTCACCTTCGCGATCTGCAGCCCGAACGGTCGAGTGCTGGCCGCCATCGACCTGGATACCGAGCGCAGCGTCTCGGGCCGCAACCTGCAGATCAAGCAGTCGGTGCTCAGCGCCTGCCGCGTGCGCTACCTGCGCTGCCCGATAGACAACCTGCCCAGCGCCGCCGAGTTGCAGTTGCTGGTGCCGTTCACGAACACCAGCAACGCCCGTGGGCCACAGGCTGCGCCCTTGCTGCGTCCAGCCGTAGGCCGCTCCAGCGAAGGCCAGCGCGCCGCCCGAGAGCACAGCCTCTGGCAGGACTCGGCGATGTTCAGCGACTCGTTCTTCGCTCCTGACAGTCGTTTCGACTCGCTGACCGGCACCGCTCCCGCCACCCGCAATCCTGAGCCGGTGGCGACCAGCTTCCGCAACACCACACCGTTCGCCGAACCGCTGGGTGGCAATGCGCAGTTCCCTGACGAGGCGCCGAACGACATCGTCGGCGTGGTCGTCGACACGCCGCGCTACGGCGCCGGCACGCCCCGCTGA
- a CDS encoding serine/threonine protein kinase: MSQDPDTSFGSLTPEFMLDALEEAGLHGDGRLLQLNSYENRVLQVHLEDGRVAVAKFYRPGRWSDAQILEEHAFAAELAEAEVPVAAPWQLGDSTLRHFKGQRFAVTPRQGGRAPELEDPEVLSWIGRYLARIHTVGRARPFDTRLRWDSAEPGRTAHRWLIEHESLPPELLAGWNDVTLRCLDRIDQAFAAVPDLRTQRLHGDCHPGNILWTPDKGPHFVDLDDAVMGPAVQDLWMLLSGDALSMRRQLECVLEGYEEMAEFDRRELALIEPLRTLRMIHHSAWLARRWGDPAFPLAFPWFGTPNYWSDQTVKLREQLEAMEPTDLEPSTSPTDDEEDYKFWDM, from the coding sequence ATGAGCCAAGACCCAGACACCAGCTTCGGCAGCCTGACCCCCGAGTTCATGCTCGATGCGCTGGAAGAGGCCGGCCTGCACGGCGATGGCCGTCTGCTGCAGCTGAATTCCTACGAGAACCGGGTGCTGCAGGTGCACCTGGAAGATGGCCGCGTGGCCGTGGCCAAGTTCTACCGGCCCGGTCGCTGGAGCGACGCCCAGATCCTTGAGGAACACGCCTTTGCCGCGGAGCTGGCCGAGGCCGAGGTGCCTGTCGCCGCGCCCTGGCAGTTGGGCGATTCCACCCTGCGCCACTTCAAGGGCCAGCGATTTGCCGTCACGCCACGCCAGGGTGGCCGCGCCCCCGAACTGGAGGATCCCGAAGTCCTGAGCTGGATAGGCCGCTACCTGGCGCGCATCCACACCGTTGGCCGTGCTCGCCCGTTTGACACGCGACTGCGTTGGGACAGTGCCGAGCCCGGCCGCACCGCGCACCGCTGGCTGATCGAACATGAATCGCTGCCGCCTGAGCTGCTTGCCGGCTGGAACGATGTGACCCTGCGCTGCCTGGATCGCATAGACCAGGCCTTCGCCGCCGTACCCGATCTGCGCACCCAGCGCCTGCACGGCGACTGCCATCCCGGCAACATCCTCTGGACGCCGGACAAGGGCCCGCATTTCGTCGACCTGGACGACGCCGTCATGGGCCCGGCCGTGCAGGACCTCTGGATGCTGCTGTCCGGCGACGCACTGAGCATGCGCCGCCAGCTGGAATGCGTGCTGGAAGGCTACGAGGAGATGGCCGAATTCGACCGCCGCGAGCTGGCCTTGATCGAACCGCTGCGCACGCTGCGCATGATCCACCACAGCGCCTGGCTGGCCCGGCGCTGGGGCGACCCGGCCTTTCCGCTGGCCTTCCCCTGGTTCGGCACGCCGAACTACTGGAGCGACCAGACGGTCAAGCTGCGTGAGCAGCTGGAGGCGATGGAGCCCACAGACCTCGAGCCCTCAACGTCGCCGACCGACGACGAAGAGGACTACAAGTTCTGGGATATGTGA